One part of the Helicobacter cetorum MIT 99-5656 genome encodes these proteins:
- the rpsG gene encoding 30S ribosomal protein S7 has protein sequence MRRRKAPVREVLGDPVYGNKVVTKFINKMMFDGKKSVAEKIIYKAFDKIEEKSGEKGIEIFEKALERVRPLVEVRSRRVGGATYQVPVEVRASRQQSLSIRWILEATRKRNERMMVDRLANELMDAASDKGAAFKKKEDVHKMAEANKAFAHYRW, from the coding sequence ATGAGAAGAAGAAAAGCACCGGTTAGGGAAGTTTTGGGAGACCCTGTTTATGGAAACAAGGTAGTTACTAAGTTTATCAATAAAATGATGTTTGATGGTAAGAAGAGCGTAGCTGAAAAAATCATCTATAAAGCTTTTGACAAGATTGAAGAGAAAAGTGGTGAAAAAGGTATTGAGATTTTTGAAAAAGCCCTAGAGAGAGTGCGTCCTTTAGTTGAAGTGCGTAGCAGGAGAGTGGGTGGGGCTACCTATCAAGTGCCTGTAGAAGTAAGAGCAAGCCGCCAGCAGTCGCTATCAATCCGTTGGATTTTGGAAGCGACTAGAAAACGCAATGAAAGAATGATGGTAGATAGATTGGCTAATGAGCTTATGGATGCGGCTAGTGATAAAGGTGCAGCTTTTAAGAAAAAAGAAGATGTGCATAAAATGGCAGAGGCGAATAAAGCGTTCGCACATTATCGCTGGTAA
- the rpsL gene encoding 30S ribosomal protein S12, whose amino-acid sequence MPTINQLIRKERKKVVKKTKSPALVECPQRRGVCTRVYTTTPKKPNSALRKVAKVRLTSKFEVISYIPGEGHNLQEHSIVLVRGGRVKDLPGVKYHIVRGALDTAGVSKRTVSRSKYGTKRAKATDKK is encoded by the coding sequence GTGCCTACTATCAATCAGTTGATTAGAAAAGAAAGGAAAAAGGTGGTTAAAAAAACTAAATCACCTGCATTAGTGGAATGCCCCCAAAGAAGGGGGGTTTGTACTAGGGTTTATACAACTACTCCCAAAAAGCCTAACTCGGCTTTAAGAAAGGTTGCTAAGGTTCGTTTGACCAGTAAGTTTGAAGTGATTAGTTACATTCCGGGTGAAGGACACAACCTACAAGAGCACTCCATTGTATTAGTGCGTGGTGGTAGGGTGAAGGACTTACCGGGTGTGAAATATCATATTGTTCGTGGTGCCTTAGATACTGCAGGGGTTAGCAAGAGAACGGTTTCACGCTCTAAGTATGGAACTAAGAGAGCTAAAGCAACAGACAAGAAGTAA
- a CDS encoding DNA-directed RNA polymerase subunit beta/beta' yields MATKISLKNRLRADFTKTPTDLEVPNLLLLQRDSYDSFLSPKDGRESGIEKVFKSVFPIQDAQNRITLEYAGCEFGKSKYTVREAMERGITYSVPLKIKVRLILWEKDAKSGEKTGVKDIKEQSIFIREIPLMTDRTSFIINGVERVVVNQLHRSPGVIFKEEESSTSLNKLIYTGQIIPDRGSWLYFEYDAKDVLYARINKRRKVPVTILFRAMDYQKQDIIKMFYPLVKVRYENDKYLIPFASLDANQRMEFDLKDPQGKTILLAGKKLTSRKIKELKENHLEWVEYPMDILLNRYLAEPIMAGEEVLLDMLTQLDKNKLEKIHDLGVQEFVIINDLALGHDASIIHSFLADYESLRLLKQTEKIDDENALAAIRIYKVMRPGEPVTTEVAKQFVKQLFFDPERYDLTMVGRMKMNHKLGLHVPDYITTLTHEDIITTVKYLMKIKNNQGKIDDRDHLGNRRIRAVGELLANELHSGLVKMQKTIKDKLTTMSGAFDSLMPHDLVNSKMITSTIMEFFMGGQLSQFMDQTNPLSEVTHKRRLSALGEGGLVKDRVGFEARDVHPTHYGRICPIETPEGQNIGLINTLSTFTRVNDLGFIEAPYKKVVDGKVVGETIYLTAIQEDSHVIAPASTPIDEEGNILGDLIETRVEGEIVLNEKSKVTLMDLSSSMLVGVAASLIPFLEHDDANRALMGTNMQRQAVPLLRSDAPIVGTGIEKIIARDSWGAIKANRAGVVEKIDAKNIYILGEGKEEAYIDAYSLQKNLRTNQNTSFNQVPIVRVGDRVEVGQIIADGPSMDRGELALGKNVRVAFMPWNGYNFEDAIVVSERITKDDVFTSTHIYEKEVDARELKHGVEEFTADIPDVKEEEVAHLDESGIVKVGTYVSAGMILVGKTSPKGEIKSTPEERLLRAIFGDKAGHVVNKSLYCPPSLEGTVIDVKVFTKKGYEKDARVLSAYEEDKAKLDMEHFDRLTMLNREELLRISSLLSQAILEEPFSHNGKDYKEGEQVPKEEIASINRFTLASLVKKYSKEVQNQYEVTKNNFLEQKKVLGEEHEEKLSILEKDDILPNGVIKKVKLYIATKRKLKVGDKMAGRHGNKGIVSNIVPIADMPYTADGEPVDIVLNPLGVPSRMNIGQILEMHLGLVGKEFGKQIACMLENKTQDFVKELRAKMLEIANAVNEKDPLTIKALESCSDEELLEYARDWSKGVKLAIPVFEGISQEKFHKLFELAKIAMDGKMDLYDGRTGEKMRERVNVGYMYMLKLHHLVDEKVHARSTGPYSLVTHQPVGGKALFGGQRFGEMEVWALEAYGAAHTLKEMLTIKSDDIKGRENAYRAIARGEQVGESEIPETFYVLTKELQSLALDINIFGDDVDEDGAPKAIVIKEDDRPKDFSSFQLTLASPEKIHSWSYGEVKKPETINYRTLKPERDGLFCMKIFGPTKDYECLCGKYKKPRFKDIGTCEKCGVAITHSKVRRFRMGHIELATPVAHIWYVNSLPSRIGTLLGVKMKDLERVLYYEAYIVKEPGEAAYDNEGAKLVAKYDILNEEQYQNISRRYEDRGFVAQMGGEAIKDLLEEIDLIVLLQSLKEEVKETNSDARKKKLIKRLKVVESFLNSGNRPEWMMLTVLPVLPPDLRPLVALDGGKFAVSDVNELYRRVINRNQRLKRLMELGAPEIIVRNEKRMLQEAVDALFDNGRNSNAVKGANKRPLKSLSEIIKGKQGRFRQNLLGKRVDFSGRSVIVVGPNLKMDECGLPKNMALELFKPHLLSKLEERGYATTLKQAKRMIEQKSNEVWECLQEITEGYPVLLNRAPTLHKQSIQAFHPKLIDGKAIQLHPLVCSAFNADFDGDQMAVHVPLSQEAIAECKVLMLSSMNILLPASGKAVAIPSQDMVLGLYYLSLEKSGVKGEHKLFSSVNEIITAIDTKELDIHARIRVLDKGSIISTSAGRMILKSILPDFIPTDLWNRPMKKKDIGVLVDYVHKVGGIGITATFLDNLKMLGFRYATKAGISISMEDIITPKDKQEMVEKAKVEVKKIQQQYDQGLLTDQERYNKIIDTWTEVNDKMSKEMMTAIAQDKEGFNSIYMMADSGARGSAAQIRQLSAMRGLMTKPDGSIIETPIISNFKEGLNVLEYFNSTHGARKGLADTALKTANAGYLTRKLIDVSQNVKVVTDDCGTHEGIEITDIAVGSELIEPLEERIFGRVLLEDVIDPITNEILLYADTLIDEEGAKKVVEAGIKSITIRTPITCKAPKGVCAKCYGLNLGEGKMSYPGEAVGVVAAQSIGEPGTQLTLRTFHVGGTASRSQDEREIVASKEGFVRFYNLKTYTNKEGKSIVANRRNASVLVVEPKIKAPFDGELHIETVYEEVIVSVKNSEQEAKFVLRRSDIVKPSELAGVGGKIEGKVYLPYANGYKVHKGGSIADIIQEGWNVPNRIPYASELLVKDNDPIAQDIHAKEKGTIKYYVLEANHLERTHGIKKGDIVSEKGLFAVVADENDREATRHYIARGSEILIDDNSEVSANSIISKPTTDALSTIATWDPYNTPIIADFKGCVKFIDIIAGVTVAEKEDENTGVTSLVVNDYIPSGYKPSLFLEGANGEEVRYFLEPKTSIAVADGSNVEQAEVLAKIPKATVKSRDITGGLPRVSELFEARKPKPKDIAILSEIDGLVSFGKPIRNKERIIVTSKDGRSAEYFVDKGKQILVHTDEFVHAGEAMTDGVISSHDILRISGEKELYKYIVSEVQQVYRRQGVSIADKHIEIIVSQMLRQVRILDSGDSKFIEGDLISKKLFKEENARVIALKGEPAIAEPVLLGITRAAIGSDSIISAASFQETTKVLTEASIAMKKDFLEDLKENVVLGRMIPVGTGMYKNKKIVLRALEDRDDKKIS; encoded by the coding sequence ATGGCAACAAAAATTTCCCTTAAAAACCGCTTGAGAGCTGATTTTACAAAGACCCCAACAGATTTAGAAGTTCCTAATTTATTGTTATTGCAACGAGACAGTTATGATTCTTTTTTGTCTCCCAAAGACGGCAGAGAGAGTGGGATTGAGAAAGTTTTTAAATCCGTTTTTCCTATTCAAGATGCACAAAATCGCATTACTTTAGAATATGCAGGTTGTGAGTTTGGTAAGTCTAAATACACCGTCAGAGAAGCGATGGAGAGGGGTATTACCTACTCTGTTCCTTTAAAAATCAAGGTGCGTTTGATTTTGTGGGAAAAAGATGCAAAAAGTGGCGAAAAGACTGGTGTCAAGGATATTAAAGAGCAAAGCATTTTTATTCGTGAGATTCCTTTAATGACAGACCGCACTTCATTCATTATCAATGGGGTAGAGCGTGTGGTAGTCAATCAACTTCATAGAAGCCCTGGTGTTATCTTTAAAGAAGAAGAGTCTAGCACTTCTTTAAACAAGTTAATCTATACAGGACAAATTATTCCAGATAGAGGCTCTTGGCTATACTTTGAATACGATGCTAAAGATGTTTTGTATGCTCGTATCAATAAACGCCGTAAAGTGCCTGTTACTATTCTTTTTAGGGCTATGGATTATCAAAAACAAGATATTATCAAAATGTTTTATCCGCTGGTGAAAGTGCGTTATGAAAATGATAAGTATTTGATTCCGTTTGCTTCGCTAGATGCAAATCAGAGAATGGAGTTTGATTTAAAAGACCCTCAAGGTAAGACTATCCTTTTGGCGGGCAAGAAGCTTACTTCAAGAAAAATCAAAGAACTTAAAGAGAATCATTTAGAATGGGTTGAATACCCTATGGATATTTTACTTAATCGTTATTTGGCTGAGCCTATTATGGCAGGAGAAGAAGTCTTACTAGACATGCTCACTCAGCTGGATAAGAATAAATTAGAAAAAATCCATGACTTAGGTGTGCAAGAGTTTGTGATTATCAATGACTTAGCTCTAGGGCATGATGCTTCAATCATTCATTCTTTCTTGGCTGATTATGAGTCTTTGAGATTACTCAAGCAAACTGAAAAAATTGATGATGAAAACGCACTGGCAGCTATTCGCATTTATAAGGTTATGCGACCAGGTGAGCCTGTTACGACTGAAGTGGCTAAGCAATTTGTCAAGCAACTCTTCTTTGACCCAGAGCGTTATGATTTGACCATGGTAGGTCGTATGAAGATGAACCATAAATTAGGTTTGCATGTGCCTGATTATATTACGACTTTAACGCATGAAGATATCATCACTACCGTTAAATATCTTATGAAGATTAAAAATAATCAGGGTAAAATTGATGATAGAGACCACTTAGGTAATCGTAGGATTAGAGCGGTGGGTGAGCTGTTAGCAAATGAATTGCATTCAGGCTTAGTGAAAATGCAAAAGACTATTAAAGACAAGCTTACTACCATGAGCGGAGCCTTTGATTCGCTGATGCCCCATGATTTAGTCAATTCTAAAATGATTACTAGCACCATTATGGAATTTTTCATGGGTGGTCAGCTTTCACAATTTATGGACCAAACTAACCCCTTGAGTGAAGTTACGCACAAGCGCCGTCTTTCAGCACTGGGTGAAGGCGGATTAGTTAAAGATAGAGTAGGGTTTGAAGCTAGAGATGTGCATCCTACGCATTATGGCAGAATTTGTCCTATTGAAACTCCAGAAGGTCAAAATATCGGTTTGATTAACACCCTTTCAACCTTCACAAGAGTGAATGATTTAGGCTTTATTGAAGCCCCTTATAAGAAGGTTGTAGATGGCAAGGTAGTAGGCGAGACTATCTATTTGACCGCTATTCAAGAAGACAGCCATGTGATTGCTCCAGCAAGCACCCCCATTGATGAAGAAGGTAATATTTTAGGCGATTTGATTGAGACTCGTGTGGAAGGCGAGATTGTTCTCAATGAAAAGAGCAAGGTTACCTTAATGGATTTAAGCTCTAGCATGCTTGTAGGTGTAGCTGCATCACTCATTCCTTTCTTGGAGCATGATGATGCGAACCGTGCTTTAATGGGAACAAACATGCAACGCCAAGCAGTGCCATTATTAAGAAGTGATGCTCCCATTGTAGGAACAGGGATTGAAAAGATTATCGCTAGGGATTCTTGGGGAGCGATTAAGGCAAATCGTGCCGGTGTAGTAGAAAAAATTGATGCTAAAAATATCTATATTTTAGGCGAAGGTAAAGAAGAAGCTTATATTGATGCGTATTCTTTACAAAAAAACTTACGCACCAACCAAAATACAAGTTTCAATCAAGTGCCTATTGTTAGAGTGGGCGATAGAGTAGAAGTAGGGCAAATCATCGCTGATGGTCCTAGTATGGATAGAGGCGAATTAGCCTTAGGAAAAAATGTGCGTGTAGCGTTTATGCCTTGGAATGGCTATAACTTTGAAGATGCGATTGTGGTGAGTGAACGCATTACTAAAGATGATGTTTTCACTTCCACACACATTTATGAAAAAGAAGTTGATGCCAGAGAGCTTAAGCATGGCGTGGAAGAATTTACCGCAGATATTCCTGATGTGAAAGAAGAAGAAGTTGCTCATCTTGATGAAAGTGGGATTGTTAAAGTAGGCACTTATGTGAGTGCGGGCATGATTTTAGTGGGTAAGACTTCGCCTAAGGGTGAGATTAAAAGCACCCCAGAAGAAAGGCTTTTAAGGGCGATTTTTGGGGATAAGGCTGGGCATGTGGTCAATAAGAGCTTGTATTGCCCTCCGAGTTTAGAAGGCACAGTTATTGATGTAAAGGTATTCACTAAAAAAGGCTATGAGAAAGATGCACGAGTCTTAAGTGCGTATGAAGAAGATAAAGCTAAGCTTGATATGGAGCATTTTGACCGCTTGACCATGCTTAATAGAGAAGAGCTACTGCGTATTAGTTCGCTTCTTTCGCAAGCGATTTTAGAAGAGCCATTCAGTCATAATGGTAAAGACTATAAAGAAGGCGAGCAAGTTCCTAAAGAAGAAATCGCTTCTATCAATCGCTTCACTTTAGCAAGTTTGGTGAAAAAATATTCTAAAGAAGTGCAAAACCAGTATGAAGTAACCAAAAATAATTTTTTAGAGCAAAAGAAAGTTTTGGGCGAAGAGCATGAAGAAAAGCTTTCTATTTTAGAAAAAGATGATATTTTGCCTAATGGTGTGATTAAGAAAGTCAAGCTCTATATTGCTACCAAGCGTAAGCTTAAAGTGGGCGACAAAATGGCAGGAAGGCATGGAAATAAGGGGATTGTGTCTAATATCGTGCCTATTGCTGATATGCCTTATACCGCTGATGGAGAGCCTGTAGATATTGTGCTAAATCCTTTGGGCGTTCCCAGTCGTATGAATATCGGACAAATTTTAGAAATGCACTTAGGCTTAGTGGGTAAAGAGTTTGGAAAGCAAATCGCTTGCATGCTAGAAAATAAAACTCAGGATTTTGTTAAAGAATTGCGTGCAAAAATGTTAGAAATTGCTAACGCTGTCAATGAAAAAGACCCCTTAACCATTAAAGCTCTTGAAAGCTGTTCTGATGAAGAGCTTTTAGAATACGCTAGAGATTGGAGCAAGGGTGTTAAGCTTGCTATTCCTGTGTTTGAAGGTATCTCGCAAGAAAAATTCCACAAACTATTTGAGTTAGCCAAGATTGCAATGGATGGCAAAATGGATTTGTATGACGGACGCACAGGCGAGAAGATGAGAGAGCGTGTGAATGTGGGCTACATGTATATGCTTAAATTACACCATCTTGTTGATGAAAAAGTCCATGCTAGAAGCACAGGACCTTATAGCTTGGTAACGCACCAACCTGTTGGTGGTAAAGCGCTCTTTGGAGGTCAAAGATTTGGTGAAATGGAAGTGTGGGCTTTAGAAGCTTATGGTGCGGCTCATACTCTAAAAGAAATGCTTACCATTAAATCTGATGATATTAAGGGTAGAGAGAATGCTTATAGAGCTATCGCTAGGGGCGAGCAAGTAGGCGAGAGCGAAATTCCTGAGACTTTCTATGTATTGACAAAAGAATTGCAATCGCTCGCTTTAGATATTAATATCTTTGGAGATGATGTTGATGAAGACGGAGCGCCTAAAGCCATTGTGATTAAAGAAGATGACAGGCCTAAAGACTTTAGCTCTTTCCAGCTTACTTTAGCAAGCCCTGAAAAAATCCATTCTTGGAGTTATGGGGAAGTTAAAAAGCCAGAGACTATTAATTATCGCACCCTAAAGCCCGAGCGCGATGGCTTGTTTTGTATGAAAATCTTTGGTCCTACCAAAGATTATGAGTGCTTGTGTGGTAAATACAAAAAGCCCCGCTTTAAAGATATTGGCACATGTGAGAAATGTGGTGTGGCTATTACACATTCAAAAGTAAGACGCTTTAGAATGGGGCATATTGAATTAGCAACTCCTGTGGCGCATATTTGGTATGTCAATTCTTTACCCAGTCGTATCGGCACGCTTTTAGGCGTTAAAATGAAGGATTTAGAGCGTGTGCTTTACTATGAGGCTTACATTGTTAAAGAGCCAGGTGAAGCTGCTTATGATAATGAGGGTGCTAAACTTGTAGCAAAGTATGATATTTTGAATGAAGAGCAGTATCAAAATATCTCACGAAGGTATGAAGATAGGGGCTTTGTGGCTCAAATGGGTGGCGAAGCTATTAAGGATTTGCTAGAAGAAATTGACTTGATTGTTTTATTACAAAGCTTAAAAGAAGAAGTCAAAGAAACCAACTCGGATGCAAGAAAGAAAAAACTCATTAAGCGTTTAAAAGTGGTAGAAAGCTTCCTAAATTCTGGCAATAGACCTGAGTGGATGATGCTTACAGTATTACCGGTATTACCACCAGATTTAAGGCCTTTGGTTGCACTAGATGGTGGAAAATTTGCGGTGAGCGATGTGAATGAATTGTATCGTCGTGTTATCAATCGTAACCAACGCTTAAAGCGTTTAATGGAATTAGGTGCTCCAGAAATTATTGTGCGTAACGAAAAGAGAATGTTGCAAGAAGCCGTGGATGCACTCTTTGATAATGGGCGTAATAGCAATGCGGTCAAGGGAGCTAACAAGCGTCCTTTAAAATCGCTTAGTGAAATTATTAAGGGTAAGCAAGGGCGTTTCAGACAAAATCTTTTGGGTAAGCGTGTAGACTTCTCAGGCAGAAGCGTTATTGTAGTAGGGCCTAATCTCAAAATGGATGAGTGCGGACTACCTAAAAATATGGCACTAGAACTCTTTAAACCGCATTTATTATCCAAGCTTGAGGAGAGAGGCTATGCCACTACGCTCAAACAAGCTAAACGCATGATTGAGCAAAAGAGCAATGAAGTGTGGGAGTGCTTGCAAGAAATCACAGAAGGCTATCCGGTGCTGCTTAATCGTGCCCCAACCTTGCACAAGCAATCCATTCAAGCGTTCCATCCAAAGCTTATTGATGGTAAAGCCATTCAACTGCATCCGCTTGTGTGTTCAGCGTTTAATGCGGACTTTGATGGAGACCAAATGGCGGTGCATGTGCCTTTAAGTCAGGAAGCTATCGCAGAATGTAAGGTGCTTATGCTGAGTTCTATGAATATTCTTTTGCCAGCTAGTGGTAAGGCGGTAGCTATTCCTAGTCAGGATATGGTTTTAGGGCTTTACTATCTTTCTCTAGAAAAGAGTGGGGTAAAGGGCGAACACAAGCTTTTTTCTAGCGTGAATGAAATCATCACAGCTATTGACACTAAAGAGCTAGATATTCATGCAAGAATTAGGGTTTTGGATAAGGGAAGTATTATCTCCACGAGTGCAGGGCGTATGATTTTAAAATCTATTTTGCCTGATTTTATTCCTACTGATTTGTGGAACAGACCCATGAAGAAGAAAGATATCGGTGTGCTTGTAGATTATGTGCATAAAGTCGGCGGTATCGGTATTACAGCTACATTTTTAGATAATTTAAAAATGCTAGGCTTTAGGTATGCCACAAAGGCTGGTATTTCTATTTCTATGGAAGATATTATCACTCCAAAAGACAAGCAAGAAATGGTAGAAAAAGCCAAAGTTGAAGTGAAGAAAATCCAGCAACAATACGACCAAGGATTACTCACTGACCAAGAGCGTTACAATAAAATCATTGATACTTGGACTGAAGTCAATGACAAAATGAGTAAAGAAATGATGACAGCTATTGCACAGGATAAAGAAGGCTTCAACTCCATTTATATGATGGCTGATAGTGGGGCAAGGGGAAGTGCAGCTCAAATCCGCCAGCTTTCAGCCATGCGAGGTCTTATGACTAAGCCTGATGGCAGTATTATTGAAACGCCTATTATTTCTAACTTTAAAGAGGGTTTGAATGTCTTAGAATACTTTAACTCAACGCATGGTGCTAGAAAAGGTTTGGCTGATACGGCGTTAAAAACGGCAAATGCGGGGTATTTGACAAGAAAACTGATTGATGTTTCACAAAATGTTAAGGTTGTAACTGATGATTGTGGCACGCATGAAGGGATTGAAATCACTGATATTGCTGTAGGTAGCGAGCTTATTGAACCTTTAGAAGAGCGTATTTTTGGGCGTGTTTTACTAGAAGATGTGATTGACCCTATTACAAATGAAATCTTGCTTTATGCAGACACTTTGATTGATGAAGAGGGTGCTAAAAAGGTTGTTGAGGCAGGTATCAAATCCATTACCATTCGCACCCCTATCACTTGTAAGGCACCAAAGGGTGTGTGTGCAAAATGCTATGGCTTGAATTTGGGAGAAGGTAAGATGAGTTATCCAGGTGAAGCCGTAGGTGTGGTAGCTGCACAATCTATCGGAGAGCCTGGAACCCAATTGACCTTGAGAACTTTCCACGTGGGCGGAACAGCGAGTAGGAGTCAAGATGAGCGTGAAATTGTGGCAAGCAAAGAAGGTTTTGTGCGTTTTTACAATCTCAAAACTTATACTAACAAAGAGGGCAAAAGCATCGTAGCAAACCGCCGTAACGCTTCTGTTTTAGTGGTAGAGCCTAAGATTAAAGCGCCTTTTGATGGGGAGTTGCATATTGAAACGGTCTATGAAGAAGTCATTGTGAGCGTGAAAAATAGCGAGCAAGAAGCCAAATTTGTTTTGAGAAGAAGTGATATTGTCAAACCAAGCGAGTTAGCTGGGGTTGGTGGTAAAATTGAAGGCAAGGTGTATTTACCTTATGCTAATGGGTATAAAGTGCATAAAGGGGGTAGCATTGCAGATATTATCCAAGAAGGCTGGAATGTGCCTAATCGTATTCCTTATGCGAGTGAGTTGTTGGTTAAGGATAATGACCCTATTGCACAAGATATTCATGCTAAAGAAAAAGGCACTATTAAATACTATGTCTTAGAAGCGAATCATTTAGAACGCACCCATGGAATCAAAAAGGGCGATATTGTTAGTGAGAAAGGCTTGTTTGCAGTTGTAGCTGATGAGAATGATAGAGAGGCCACCCGTCATTATATCGCTAGGGGTTCTGAGATTTTAATTGATGATAATAGTGAAGTTAGTGCTAACAGCATTATTTCTAAGCCCACTACAGATGCTTTAAGCACTATTGCGACATGGGATCCTTACAATACCCCTATTATTGCGGATTTTAAGGGTTGCGTGAAGTTTATAGATATTATTGCAGGAGTTACGGTTGCTGAAAAAGAAGATGAAAATACAGGTGTAACCAGCTTAGTGGTGAATGATTACATTCCAAGCGGATACAAGCCAAGCTTGTTCTTAGAAGGGGCTAATGGCGAAGAGGTGCGTTATTTCTTAGAGCCAAAGACTTCTATTGCGGTGGCTGATGGCTCTAATGTGGAGCAAGCTGAAGTGCTGGCTAAGATTCCTAAAGCGACCGTTAAATCTAGGGATATTACTGGGGGTCTTCCAAGGGTTTCTGAACTCTTTGAAGCAAGAAAGCCCAAGCCTAAAGATATTGCCATCCTTTCTGAGATTGATGGTCTTGTAAGCTTTGGTAAACCCATACGCAATAAAGAACGCATCATTGTAACTTCTAAAGATGGGCGTAGTGCAGAGTACTTCGTAGATAAAGGTAAGCAAATTTTAGTGCATACTGATGAGTTTGTGCATGCTGGGGAAGCCATGACAGATGGGGTTATCTCTAGCCATGATATTTTAAGGATTAGTGGCGAAAAAGAGCTTTACAAATATATTGTGAGTGAAGTCCAGCAAGTGTATCGTAGGCAGGGGGTGAGCATTGCTGATAAACACATTGAAATCATTGTGTCTCAAATGCTAAGACAAGTGCGTATTTTAGATAGTGGGGACAGCAAGTTTATTGAAGGTGATTTAATTAGCAAAAAACTCTTCAAGGAAGAGAACGCTCGTGTGATAGCCTTAAAAGGTGAGCCAGCGATTGCAGAACCGGTGCTTTTAGGGATTACTAGAGCGGCTATCGGAAGTGATAGTATTATTTCAGCCGCATCTTTCCAAGAAACAACTAAGGTCTTAACTGAAGCAAGTATTGCGATGAAGAAAGACTTCTTAGAAGACTTGAAAGAAAATGTTGTTCTAGGAAGAATGATTCCTGTTGGAACGGGTATGTATAAAAATAAGAAAATTGTGCTTAGAGCACTTGAAGATAGAGATGACAAAAAAATTAGTTAA
- the rplL gene encoding 50S ribosomal protein L7/L12 → MAISKEEVLEYIGSLSVLELSELVKMFEEKFGVSATPTVVAGGAVAGGAGAESEEKTDFNVILADSGAEKIKVIKVVREITGLGLKEAKEATEKTPHVLKEGVNKEEAETIKKKLEEVGAKVEVK, encoded by the coding sequence ATGGCAATTTCAAAAGAAGAAGTGTTAGAATATATTGGTTCATTGAGTGTTTTAGAACTTTCTGAATTAGTGAAAATGTTTGAAGAAAAATTTGGTGTGAGTGCGACTCCAACGGTTGTAGCTGGTGGTGCTGTAGCTGGTGGTGCTGGTGCTGAGAGCGAAGAAAAAACAGACTTTAATGTGATTTTGGCTGATAGTGGTGCTGAAAAAATTAAGGTTATTAAAGTAGTTCGTGAGATCACTGGACTTGGCTTAAAAGAAGCTAAAGAGGCCACAGAAAAGACTCCCCATGTCCTTAAAGAGGGCGTAAATAAAGAAGAAGCTGAAACTATCAAGAAGAAACTTGAAGAAGTAGGTGCTAAGGTTGAAGTTAAGTAA
- the rplJ gene encoding 50S ribosomal protein L10 → MQKQHKIELVANLKAQFADAQALLVCDYKGLSVSKLETLRNKARVQGIKVQVIKNTLAHIAMKEAGCAHLDLKETNVFLWGDDQIALSKLVFAFQKEHKDHFVLKAGLFDKESVSVAHVEAVSKLPSKEELMGMLLSVWTAPARYFVTGLDNLRNAKEEN, encoded by the coding sequence ATGCAAAAACAACATAAGATAGAACTGGTCGCTAACTTAAAGGCACAATTTGCTGATGCACAGGCTCTTCTAGTTTGTGATTATAAGGGTCTTAGTGTTAGTAAGCTAGAAACTTTAAGGAACAAGGCTCGTGTTCAGGGCATTAAGGTGCAGGTTATTAAAAATACTCTTGCCCATATTGCCATGAAAGAGGCTGGTTGTGCCCATTTGGATTTGAAAGAAACTAATGTGTTTTTGTGGGGAGATGACCAAATCGCCCTATCTAAACTCGTGTTTGCTTTTCAAAAAGAGCATAAAGACCATTTTGTATTAAAAGCAGGCTTGTTTGATAAAGAAAGTGTTAGCGTTGCTCATGTGGAAGCGGTTTCAAAACTTCCAAGCAAAGAAGAGCTTATGGGAATGTTGCTTTCTGTTTGGACAGCTCCAGCACGCTATTTTGTTACCGGTTTAGACAATTTGCGTAACGCTAAAGAAGAAAACTAA